The following is a genomic window from Pedobacter sp. KBS0701.
AGCAGATTTTATGGAATACCTGCTCAGTCACCAGGCTGTATCTAAAACATTTATTGGTCTGTTATCCGGAAACGTACGCGATAAAGGAAAACAGATGCTCCAACTGGCCTATTCCTCCGTAAGAAAACGGGTAGCCGAAGCCCTATTGCAGGTTGCAACAAAATTTGGCGATGGCATAGCAGATAGCTGCACCATCCGCATTTCCCGCGATGACCTTGCCGCACTGGTAGGAACTGCCAGCGAAACAGTAAGCCGGATGCTCGCTGATTTTAAAGATGAAAAACTGATCGATAAAACAGGTAATGCCATTAATATTCTCTCTATCGAAAAACTCAGGAATATTAAACAATAGCGTTCATTGGTTCATTAGTCATTAGTTCATAGCCACATTCGTCATTATAAGGCCGGGCAAGCGGGAGCCGAAGCAATCTCTTCAGCTGGGACACAATTAATTATAACAATCATCTACCGCTCTATGCCGCGGGGCATGGTACTTTGGAACGCCAAAGTACCCAAAGCGCTTTGTCAATCCGGCAATGAGCCTTTTGCACAATCCCATGCACATCAAAAAAACAGCGGCACTTCGTTTTGTGTTCAATATTTTTTAAAATTAAATCATTGTTATGAACACAAAACCACTGTGTTTCAGGTTTGTTAGTGCCAATATACCTAAACTACAACTGTTTTTTTGATTTCCCTGGCTCTTGGGATTGACAGCGTCCTTGGTTAAAATCCGTGCATTATTAAAGTTGGCTAGCAAAATGCCTAAACTATTCTTAAAAAAGATCTGTATACACGGTAGACTTTAAGTCGGGGCTGCGCTTGATCCATAGCTATCGGATCGAAGGGAAGATTTTATTATAAAAATTGGCTGAGTTTTAATTCTTAAATTAGTTCATCGGTCCTATGTTTCTTTTTAAATCGGTTAATCCCCTCCAAACGCCAAACGCCCAACGCTACACTCAAAATGTAACCAGTATCATTTTTTTCTCTAAGCATTCTCACCTGTTGCCTTACACTTCCTTCATAGTTTTGTATCCATAAACATTGTATATGAAAGCTATAGCTTACAACATTAAGCCCGATGAAAAGGAATGGTTGGTACTGGCCAATTATAAAAAACACGATATCACCATAATTGCCAATAGCTTAACAGCCGATACGCTTTCATTTGCAACCGGTAAAGAAGCCCTTCTGGTTTTTAATAACGATGAACTCAGTGGTAACATGATATTAGGACTTAGGGCGCTTGGTATCAAGTATATCGCAACTTCATCTTCACAAACAGATCACCTCGACCTTACCGCTGCCGGACTTGCCGGTATGAAGATTGCCAATGTGCCATTGCTTTCCGATCAGGCCGATACCAAGGCGAGGATGGAGCAGGTTATCAAAAACCTCGATCAGTGGGCAGCTGGTAAATGCGTAGGCAAAGCCTGCTGCTGCCAGAACGATTGTGCAACGGCTAAAAAACTGTAAAGATGGAAAGTGCCGAATTGCTTAAAAAATATAATGTAGCCGCCCCACGCTATACCAGTTATCCAACTGTTCCGTACTGGGATATTAAAAATTTTAATGCAAATGGTTGGCTGGCCAGTGTGGCCAACACTTACCTCAGCTATAAAGAGGAAGGCATCAGTTTGTATATCCACCTTCCGTTTTGCGAAAGCCTGTGTACCTATTGTGGTTGTAATACCCGTATTACCAAGAATCATTCGGTAGAGGCGCCTTACATCCAGGCTTTACTTGCAGAATGGGGCATGTATGTGGATGCCTTGCGGGAGAAACCTAAACTAAAAGAACTGCATCTCGGTGGCGGAACGCCTACTTTTTTTAGTGCAGAAAATCTCGGGCTACTCATTAACGGCATTATGCAAAATGCTACTTTGGCTCCTGATGCCGAACTCTCTTTTGAGGCGCATCCGGCCAATACCAGCAACGCACATTTAACAGCACTCTACCAGCTTGGTTTTAAAAGATTAAGTTTGGGGATACAGGATTTTGATCCGAAAGTTCAATTTTTGATTAACCGTTTTCAAACACCTGAACAGGTAGTTAAAGTAACTGGCGAAGCAAGGGAAATCGGTTATACTTCCATCAATTTTGATCTGATTTATGGCCTTCCGGGACAAAGCATTTCTGGATTAACAGCTACCATAAATGAAGTAATTACCATGCAGCCAGACCGCATTGCCTTTTATAGTTACGCACATGTGCCCTGGTTAAAACCCGGGCAAAGGCATTACACCGAAAAGGATATTCCCGCGGGAGATGAAAAATTTGCGCTTTATCAGTTTGGCAGAAAGCTACTGCTTGAAGCCGGTTATAAAGATGTGGGAATGGATCATTTTGCACTGAAAAGCGATCTTTTGTTTCAATCGATGGCAACAGATAAACTCCACCGGAATTTTATGGGTTACACCAGTCAGCATACCCATTTACTTATCGGGCTCGGCGTTTCGTCGATCAGCGATAGTTGGACTGCCTTTGCGCAGAACCCTAAAACGGTAGAAGCTTATTTAGAAAAAATAGCACAGAAATTATTACCTGTAGAAAAAGGACATTTTTTAACGGATGAAGACCTCACCGTAAGAAAGCACATTCTTAATATCATGTGCAGGGCCAATACTGCGTACAGCGAAGGCATTCCCGAAAAGGTACATGAGCGGCTTTTACCCTTGTTAAACGATAAACTGGTCTTGATAACTGAAAAAGAAATCAGGATTACCACCAAAGGAAAGTCCTTCCTGAGAAATGTTTGCATGGCATTCGACGAAAAATTATGGCTTAAGCAGCCTAAAACACAACTATTCAGTTCATCAATATAAGAAATAATTACAATGGAAGATCAAAGTAAAACCACAACCAAAGCCATTTGCTACCACTGTGGAGAGGATCTGCCCAAGGTAAAATATCAAACAGATGATAAAGATTTTTGCTGTGCGGGCTGTATGGCTGTTTTCAAAATCCTTTCAGAAAACAACTTGTGCAATTATTATGTGTACAACAATAACCCCGGCAGGCAATTAAAAAATGAAAGCCATTTAGAATACCTCGACGATCCTAAAATTATCGATCAATTGCTCGATTACAAACATGAAAGTTCGAGCATCATTACGTTTTACATTCCCGCCATCCATTGCAGCTCCTGCATCTGGTTATTGGAACACCTTTATAAAATCAATCCCGCTATTTTCAGTTCACGGATCGATTTTCTCAAAAAACAGGTAACCATCAACTTCAACCATGAAGAAATTTCGCTAAAATATTTGGTAGAAACCTTAAACCAGATCGGTTACGAACCCCTGATCAGTTTGCAGGATGTGGTAAAGGCACACAGTACCTCGGTTGATAAAGTTTTAGTGCTGAAAATTGCTGTCGCAGGATTTTTAATGGGCAATGTGATGCTTTTTAGCTTTCCCGAATACTTTGGTTTATCAGGTTTTGAAAAACAGTTCCAGTCTTTATTCGGTTGGTTAAACCTGGCATTCTCCATTCCAGCGGCTTTTTATTGCGGACGAGATTATTTTACCTCTGCCATTACCAGTATCAAACACAAACACATCAATTTAGATACACCTTTGGCACTGATTATTGCCATATTGTTTTTACGCACCGCTTATGAAGTTATTTTTGCCACCGGCCCAGGTTTTGCCGATACCTTAACAGGCCTGGTCTTTTTACTTCTCATGGGGAAATGGCTTAAACAGCGAACTTATCACCACATCTCTTTCGACCGCGATTACCGTTCTTATTTCCCGATTGCGGTTACTACCTTACAGAAGGGCAAAGAGAAACCTGTATCCATTAATGATATTAAAATCGGTGATAGATTATGGATCAGAAACGGAGAACTGGTGCCTGCAGATGCCATTTTAATGAAAGGCGATGCCTGGGTAGATATGAGTTTTGTTACCGGTGAATCGGAGCCGATTCATAAAGTGCTGGGCGAAATCATTTATGCAGGGGGGAGGCAAACTACCGAAGCCATAGAACTTGAAGTAATCAAGCCGGTTTCGCAGAGTTACCTTACCGGACTCTGGAATAACGAGAATTACAAAAACAATATCAATAAACAGAATTTTAACGATTCTGTCGCAAAATATTTCAGCCTTGGGGTTTTTCTGATCGCATTTTCGGCTACAGCTTACTGGTTGTTTCAGCACGATAGCCATAAGGCCTGGTCGGCATTTACCGCAGTTATTATTGTTGCCTGTCCATGTGTACTGGCTTTAAGCACGCCTTTCACTTTATCTGCTATCTTATCTGTTTTTGATAAAAAGGGATTTTATGTAAAAAATACAGATGCGGTTGAAGAACTCGCCAAATGTGATACCTTGATTTTCGATAAAACAGGTACCTTAACCAGTAATGAAAATGCCGAAATCTCTTTTAGTGGGGCCTTAACAAATGAAGAAAAACTGATTGTAGCTTCGCTATTGCGTAACTCTACACATCCTTTAAGCAGGCATATTTTAAAGGCTTTAAATGTTGAAAGATTTTATTCACTTAACGATTATAAAGAAGTGGTTGGTAAAGGTTTATCTGCCCGGATCAATAATCATACTATTTATGCCGGACATTTATCCATGATACCGATAACGGTAAAATCGGCTGGTGAAACCGGTGTGCATATTCTGATCAACCATACTTATAAAGGTTGTTTTGATATCAAACAGCAATGGCGGCCCGGATTGGCTCAGCTGGTTTCGAAACTCGCTAAATTTAATTTGCAGGTGTTATCGGGAGATACGGATAAAGACCGTTCCATGCTGACGACCATTTTTCCTGAAAACACTACTATCAGGTTCCGGCAGCGTCCGCACCAAAAACTGGATGCCGTTTTAAACCTCCAGGAAAGCGGGAATACCGTAATGATGCTTGGCGATGGCCTAAATGATGCCGGAGCTTTAAAGCAGA
Proteins encoded in this region:
- a CDS encoding heavy metal translocating P-type ATPase metal-binding domain-containing protein, whose protein sequence is MEDQSKTTTKAICYHCGEDLPKVKYQTDDKDFCCAGCMAVFKILSENNLCNYYVYNNNPGRQLKNESHLEYLDDPKIIDQLLDYKHESSSIITFYIPAIHCSSCIWLLEHLYKINPAIFSSRIDFLKKQVTINFNHEEISLKYLVETLNQIGYEPLISLQDVVKAHSTSVDKVLVLKIAVAGFLMGNVMLFSFPEYFGLSGFEKQFQSLFGWLNLAFSIPAAFYCGRDYFTSAITSIKHKHINLDTPLALIIAILFLRTAYEVIFATGPGFADTLTGLVFLLLMGKWLKQRTYHHISFDRDYRSYFPIAVTTLQKGKEKPVSINDIKIGDRLWIRNGELVPADAILMKGDAWVDMSFVTGESEPIHKVLGEIIYAGGRQTTEAIELEVIKPVSQSYLTGLWNNENYKNNINKQNFNDSVAKYFSLGVFLIAFSATAYWLFQHDSHKAWSAFTAVIIVACPCVLALSTPFTLSAILSVFDKKGFYVKNTDAVEELAKCDTLIFDKTGTLTSNENAEISFSGALTNEEKLIVASLLRNSTHPLSRHILKALNVERFYSLNDYKEVVGKGLSARINNHTIYAGHLSMIPITVKSAGETGVHILINHTYKGCFDIKQQWRPGLAQLVSKLAKFNLQVLSGDTDKDRSMLTTIFPENTTIRFRQRPHQKLDAVLNLQESGNTVMMLGDGLNDAGALKQSNFGIALTDNINNFTPGCDAILKGGALNLLPYFIQLSKDGLKVIKISFAIAIAYNCIGIYYAVQGTLYPLVAAVLMPISTVTIILFTTLATRWFACKNKLI
- the hemN gene encoding oxygen-independent coproporphyrinogen III oxidase, yielding MESAELLKKYNVAAPRYTSYPTVPYWDIKNFNANGWLASVANTYLSYKEEGISLYIHLPFCESLCTYCGCNTRITKNHSVEAPYIQALLAEWGMYVDALREKPKLKELHLGGGTPTFFSAENLGLLINGIMQNATLAPDAELSFEAHPANTSNAHLTALYQLGFKRLSLGIQDFDPKVQFLINRFQTPEQVVKVTGEAREIGYTSINFDLIYGLPGQSISGLTATINEVITMQPDRIAFYSYAHVPWLKPGQRHYTEKDIPAGDEKFALYQFGRKLLLEAGYKDVGMDHFALKSDLLFQSMATDKLHRNFMGYTSQHTHLLIGLGVSSISDSWTAFAQNPKTVEAYLEKIAQKLLPVEKGHFLTDEDLTVRKHILNIMCRANTAYSEGIPEKVHERLLPLLNDKLVLITEKEIRITTKGKSFLRNVCMAFDEKLWLKQPKTQLFSSSI
- a CDS encoding lactate dehydrogenase; its protein translation is MKAIAYNIKPDEKEWLVLANYKKHDITIIANSLTADTLSFATGKEALLVFNNDELSGNMILGLRALGIKYIATSSSQTDHLDLTAAGLAGMKIANVPLLSDQADTKARMEQVIKNLDQWAAGKCVGKACCCQNDCATAKKL